In one Trichosurus vulpecula isolate mTriVul1 chromosome 8, mTriVul1.pri, whole genome shotgun sequence genomic region, the following are encoded:
- the NDRG2 gene encoding protein NDRG2 isoform X2, with translation MGAGSWGGPESQRRVKVEAAAATTAADPWTEKSENWSPLTSLHPTNKNPATMAELQEVHITEEKPLLPGQTPEAAKTHSVETPYGSVTFTVYGTPKPKRPAIFTYHDVGLNYKTCFKPLFDFGDMQEIIKNFVRVHVEAPGMEEGAPVFPLGYQYPSLDQLADMIPTILQYLNFSTIIGVGVGAGAYILSRFALLNPDAVEGLVLINIDCNAKGWMDWAAHKLTGLTSSIPDMILGHLFSQEELSGHSELVQRYRDIIMHAPNVENIELFWNSYNNRRDLNFERRGDATLKCPVMLVVGDQAPYEDAVVECNSKLDPTKTSFLKMADSGGQPQLTQPGKLTEAFKYFIQGMGYMASSCMTRLSRSRTASLTSRASIDSGRSRTASQSSESGIVPSGSPGHTMEVSS, from the exons ATGGGGGCGGGGAGTTGGGGCGGGCCCGAGAGTCAAAGACGAGTGAAGGTGGAAGCGGCCGCGGCGACCACGGCAGCAG ACCCCTGGACTGAGAAGAGTGAGAACTGGTCACCTTTAACCTCACTGCATCCAACCAATAAGAATCCA GCCACCATGGCGGAGTTACAGGAGGTGCATATTACTGAGGAGAAGCCACTGTTACCAGGACAGACTCCTGAAGCTGCTAAG ACTCATTCTGTAGAGACCCCCTATGGTTCCGTCACTTTCACTGTCTATGGCACCCCCAAACCCAAGCGTCCAGCGATCTTCACCTACCATGATGTAGGACTCAACT ATAAGACTTGCTTCAAGCCCCTGTTTGATTTCGGAGACATgcaggaaattatcaagaacttTGTTCGGGTTCACGTGGAGGCCCCTGGCATGGAGGAGGGGGCACCTGTGTTCCCTTTGGG GTACCAGTATCCATCTTTGGACCAGCTTGCAGACATGATCCCTACTATCCTGCAATATTTAAA CTTCTCTACCATAATTGGAGTTGGGGTCGGAGCTGGAGCCTATATCCTGTCTCGATTTGCT CTTTTAAACCCAGACGCAGTGGAAGGCCTTGTTCTCATCAACATTGATTGCAATGCTAAGGGCTGGATGGACTGGGCTGCCCACAAG CTGACTGGCCTCACCTCCTCAATCCCTGACATGATCCTTGGACACCTCTTCAGTCAG GAGGAGTTGTCTGGTCACTCAGAGCTGGTGCAACGGTATCGAGATATCATCATGCATGCTCCCAACGTAGAGAACATCGAGCTCTTCTGGAACAGCTACAACAA CCGCCGAGACCTGAACTTTGAGCGTAGGGGTGATGCAACTCTCAA GTGCCCTGTGATGCTTGTGGTGGGAGACCAGGCACCCTATGAAGATGCTGTG GTGGAATGTAATTCGAAGCTGGACCCAACCAAGACCTCTTTCCTCAAG ATGGCAGATTCTGGAGGTCAGCCCCAACTGACCCAG CCAGGCAAGCTGACGGAagccttcaaatattttattcaagGCATGGGCTACA TGGCATCTTCCTGTATGACCCGTTTATCCCGATCCCGAACTGCCTCCCTGACCAGTAGAGCTTCGATTGATAGCGGCCGTTCTCGAACCGCCTCTCAGAGCAGCGAGTCTGGGATTGTTCCTTCAGGGTCTCCAGGACATACTATGGAGGTCTCTTCTTga
- the NDRG2 gene encoding protein NDRG2 isoform X1, producing the protein MGAGSWGGPESQRRVKVEAAAATTAADPWTEKSENWSPLTSLHPTNKNPATMAELQEVHITEEKPLLPGQTPEAAKEAELAARILLDQGQTHSVETPYGSVTFTVYGTPKPKRPAIFTYHDVGLNYKTCFKPLFDFGDMQEIIKNFVRVHVEAPGMEEGAPVFPLGYQYPSLDQLADMIPTILQYLNFSTIIGVGVGAGAYILSRFALLNPDAVEGLVLINIDCNAKGWMDWAAHKLTGLTSSIPDMILGHLFSQEELSGHSELVQRYRDIIMHAPNVENIELFWNSYNNRRDLNFERRGDATLKCPVMLVVGDQAPYEDAVVECNSKLDPTKTSFLKMADSGGQPQLTQPGKLTEAFKYFIQGMGYMASSCMTRLSRSRTASLTSRASIDSGRSRTASQSSESGIVPSGSPGHTMEVSS; encoded by the exons ATGGGGGCGGGGAGTTGGGGCGGGCCCGAGAGTCAAAGACGAGTGAAGGTGGAAGCGGCCGCGGCGACCACGGCAGCAG ACCCCTGGACTGAGAAGAGTGAGAACTGGTCACCTTTAACCTCACTGCATCCAACCAATAAGAATCCA GCCACCATGGCGGAGTTACAGGAGGTGCATATTACTGAGGAGAAGCCACTGTTACCAGGACAGACTCCTGAAGCTGCTAAG GAGGCTGAGTTAGCTGCCCGAATTCTCTTGGACCAAGGACAG ACTCATTCTGTAGAGACCCCCTATGGTTCCGTCACTTTCACTGTCTATGGCACCCCCAAACCCAAGCGTCCAGCGATCTTCACCTACCATGATGTAGGACTCAACT ATAAGACTTGCTTCAAGCCCCTGTTTGATTTCGGAGACATgcaggaaattatcaagaacttTGTTCGGGTTCACGTGGAGGCCCCTGGCATGGAGGAGGGGGCACCTGTGTTCCCTTTGGG GTACCAGTATCCATCTTTGGACCAGCTTGCAGACATGATCCCTACTATCCTGCAATATTTAAA CTTCTCTACCATAATTGGAGTTGGGGTCGGAGCTGGAGCCTATATCCTGTCTCGATTTGCT CTTTTAAACCCAGACGCAGTGGAAGGCCTTGTTCTCATCAACATTGATTGCAATGCTAAGGGCTGGATGGACTGGGCTGCCCACAAG CTGACTGGCCTCACCTCCTCAATCCCTGACATGATCCTTGGACACCTCTTCAGTCAG GAGGAGTTGTCTGGTCACTCAGAGCTGGTGCAACGGTATCGAGATATCATCATGCATGCTCCCAACGTAGAGAACATCGAGCTCTTCTGGAACAGCTACAACAA CCGCCGAGACCTGAACTTTGAGCGTAGGGGTGATGCAACTCTCAA GTGCCCTGTGATGCTTGTGGTGGGAGACCAGGCACCCTATGAAGATGCTGTG GTGGAATGTAATTCGAAGCTGGACCCAACCAAGACCTCTTTCCTCAAG ATGGCAGATTCTGGAGGTCAGCCCCAACTGACCCAG CCAGGCAAGCTGACGGAagccttcaaatattttattcaagGCATGGGCTACA TGGCATCTTCCTGTATGACCCGTTTATCCCGATCCCGAACTGCCTCCCTGACCAGTAGAGCTTCGATTGATAGCGGCCGTTCTCGAACCGCCTCTCAGAGCAGCGAGTCTGGGATTGTTCCTTCAGGGTCTCCAGGACATACTATGGAGGTCTCTTCTTga
- the NDRG2 gene encoding protein NDRG2 isoform X4, whose product MAELQEVHITEEKPLLPGQTPEAAKTHSVETPYGSVTFTVYGTPKPKRPAIFTYHDVGLNYKTCFKPLFDFGDMQEIIKNFVRVHVEAPGMEEGAPVFPLGYQYPSLDQLADMIPTILQYLNFSTIIGVGVGAGAYILSRFALLNPDAVEGLVLINIDCNAKGWMDWAAHKLTGLTSSIPDMILGHLFSQEELSGHSELVQRYRDIIMHAPNVENIELFWNSYNNRRDLNFERRGDATLKCPVMLVVGDQAPYEDAVVECNSKLDPTKTSFLKMADSGGQPQLTQPGKLTEAFKYFIQGMGYMASSCMTRLSRSRTASLTSRASIDSGRSRTASQSSESGIVPSGSPGHTMEVSS is encoded by the exons ATGGCGGAGTTACAGGAGGTGCATATTACTGAGGAGAAGCCACTGTTACCAGGACAGACTCCTGAAGCTGCTAAG ACTCATTCTGTAGAGACCCCCTATGGTTCCGTCACTTTCACTGTCTATGGCACCCCCAAACCCAAGCGTCCAGCGATCTTCACCTACCATGATGTAGGACTCAACT ATAAGACTTGCTTCAAGCCCCTGTTTGATTTCGGAGACATgcaggaaattatcaagaacttTGTTCGGGTTCACGTGGAGGCCCCTGGCATGGAGGAGGGGGCACCTGTGTTCCCTTTGGG GTACCAGTATCCATCTTTGGACCAGCTTGCAGACATGATCCCTACTATCCTGCAATATTTAAA CTTCTCTACCATAATTGGAGTTGGGGTCGGAGCTGGAGCCTATATCCTGTCTCGATTTGCT CTTTTAAACCCAGACGCAGTGGAAGGCCTTGTTCTCATCAACATTGATTGCAATGCTAAGGGCTGGATGGACTGGGCTGCCCACAAG CTGACTGGCCTCACCTCCTCAATCCCTGACATGATCCTTGGACACCTCTTCAGTCAG GAGGAGTTGTCTGGTCACTCAGAGCTGGTGCAACGGTATCGAGATATCATCATGCATGCTCCCAACGTAGAGAACATCGAGCTCTTCTGGAACAGCTACAACAA CCGCCGAGACCTGAACTTTGAGCGTAGGGGTGATGCAACTCTCAA GTGCCCTGTGATGCTTGTGGTGGGAGACCAGGCACCCTATGAAGATGCTGTG GTGGAATGTAATTCGAAGCTGGACCCAACCAAGACCTCTTTCCTCAAG ATGGCAGATTCTGGAGGTCAGCCCCAACTGACCCAG CCAGGCAAGCTGACGGAagccttcaaatattttattcaagGCATGGGCTACA TGGCATCTTCCTGTATGACCCGTTTATCCCGATCCCGAACTGCCTCCCTGACCAGTAGAGCTTCGATTGATAGCGGCCGTTCTCGAACCGCCTCTCAGAGCAGCGAGTCTGGGATTGTTCCTTCAGGGTCTCCAGGACATACTATGGAGGTCTCTTCTTga
- the SLC39A2 gene encoding zinc transporter ZIP2 isoform X3 has product MEPLVGVKIGCLLALLALTLFCGIIPICFKWFRIHAATGKHRRVLSLLGCVSAGVFLGAGLMHMTAEALEGIDSEIQNYILQDREGGKFF; this is encoded by the exons ATGGAGCCACTTGTGGGTGTAAAAATTGGCTGCCTGCTAGCCTTGCTGGCTCTCACTCTGTTCTGTGGCATTATTCCTATCTGCTTCAAATGGTTCCGGATCCATGCAGCCACAG GGAAGCACCGCCGGGTCCTCAGCCTCCTAGGTTGTGTATCAGCAGGAGTGTTTTTGGGAGCAGGGCTCATGCACATGACAGCTGAGGCCCTGGAGGGCATTGATTCAGAGATCCAGAACTACATCCTACAG GACAGGGAAGGAGGCAAATTCTTCTGA
- the SLC39A2 gene encoding zinc transporter ZIP2 isoform X1 encodes MEPLVGVKIGCLLALLALTLFCGIIPICFKWFRIHAATGKHRRVLSLLGCVSAGVFLGAGLMHMTAEALEGIDSEIQNYILQNRTGKEANSSDITDSTDVDYPFGELIISLGFFLVFLLESLALQWCPSGTRGSKTHEEEWGGAHDAHSLSLHSHGHLPSPSQGSFRALVLLLSLSFHSVFEGLAVGLQSSVPAVLQLCLAVLAHKGLVVFGVGLRLVQTGTGPRWALISILALALMSPLGLAVGMAVVGGDPEGGRALAQAVLEGVAAGTFLYVTFLEILPRELAAPESPLAKWACVAAGFTFMAIIAIWA; translated from the exons ATGGAGCCACTTGTGGGTGTAAAAATTGGCTGCCTGCTAGCCTTGCTGGCTCTCACTCTGTTCTGTGGCATTATTCCTATCTGCTTCAAATGGTTCCGGATCCATGCAGCCACAG GGAAGCACCGCCGGGTCCTCAGCCTCCTAGGTTGTGTATCAGCAGGAGTGTTTTTGGGAGCAGGGCTCATGCACATGACAGCTGAGGCCCTGGAGGGCATTGATTCAGAGATCCAGAACTACATCCTACAG AACAGGACAGGGAAGGAGGCAAATTCTTCTGACATCACTGATTCAACTGAT gtGGATTACCCGTTTGGGGAGCTCATCATCTCCCTAGGCTTCTTCTTGGTCTTCCTTTTGGAGTCACTGGCACTGCAGTGGTGCCCTAGTGGTACCAGGGGGTCAAAAACACATGAGGAGGAATGGGGTGGGGCCCATGATGCCCATTCCTTGAGTCTCCACAGTCATGGACACCTGCCATCACCCTCTCAGGGGTCCTTTAGGGCTCTGGTTCTCTTGCTTTCACTCTCCTTTCACTCGGTGTTTGAGGGGCTGGCTGTGGGGCTTCAGTCTTCAGTACCAGCTGTGCTGCAGCTTTGCCTGGCTGTCCTGGCACACAAGGGATTAGTGGTATTTGGAGTGGGACTTCGACTGGTGCAGACAGGCACGGGGCCACGATGGGCTCTGATCTCTATCCTGGCATTGGCCCTCATGTCCCCCCTTGGCCTAGCTGTAGGGATGGCTGTGGTTGGGGGAGATCCTGAGGGGGGAAGGGCCTTAGCCCAGGCTGTATTAGAAGGTGTGGCAGCTGGCACTTTCCTCTATGTAACCTTCTTAGAAATTCTTCCCCGGGAACTGGCTGCCCCTGAATCCCCTCTAGCCAAATGGGCTTGTGTGGCAGCTGGTTTTACCTTCATGGCCATAATTGCCATCTGGGCATGA
- the SLC39A2 gene encoding zinc transporter ZIP2 isoform X2, with protein MEPLVGVKIGCLLALLALTLFCGIIPICFKWFRIHAATGKHRRVLSLLGCVSAGVFLGAGLMHMTAEALEGIDSEIQNYILQNRTGKEANSSDITDSTDVSFPQPGPYLRSQESWRYLPYSGPSWGWITRLGSSSSP; from the exons ATGGAGCCACTTGTGGGTGTAAAAATTGGCTGCCTGCTAGCCTTGCTGGCTCTCACTCTGTTCTGTGGCATTATTCCTATCTGCTTCAAATGGTTCCGGATCCATGCAGCCACAG GGAAGCACCGCCGGGTCCTCAGCCTCCTAGGTTGTGTATCAGCAGGAGTGTTTTTGGGAGCAGGGCTCATGCACATGACAGCTGAGGCCCTGGAGGGCATTGATTCAGAGATCCAGAACTACATCCTACAG AACAGGACAGGGAAGGAGGCAAATTCTTCTGACATCACTGATTCAACTGATGTGAGTTTCCCCCAGCCAGGCCCCTACCTGAGAAGTCAGGAGAGCTGGAGATACCTTCCCTATTCAGGCCCCTCTTGGGG gtGGATTACCCGTTTGGGGAGCTCATCATCTCCCTAG
- the NDRG2 gene encoding protein NDRG2 isoform X3, with product MAELQEVHITEEKPLLPGQTPEAAKEAELAARILLDQGQTHSVETPYGSVTFTVYGTPKPKRPAIFTYHDVGLNYKTCFKPLFDFGDMQEIIKNFVRVHVEAPGMEEGAPVFPLGYQYPSLDQLADMIPTILQYLNFSTIIGVGVGAGAYILSRFALLNPDAVEGLVLINIDCNAKGWMDWAAHKLTGLTSSIPDMILGHLFSQEELSGHSELVQRYRDIIMHAPNVENIELFWNSYNNRRDLNFERRGDATLKCPVMLVVGDQAPYEDAVVECNSKLDPTKTSFLKMADSGGQPQLTQPGKLTEAFKYFIQGMGYMASSCMTRLSRSRTASLTSRASIDSGRSRTASQSSESGIVPSGSPGHTMEVSS from the exons ATGGCGGAGTTACAGGAGGTGCATATTACTGAGGAGAAGCCACTGTTACCAGGACAGACTCCTGAAGCTGCTAAG GAGGCTGAGTTAGCTGCCCGAATTCTCTTGGACCAAGGACAG ACTCATTCTGTAGAGACCCCCTATGGTTCCGTCACTTTCACTGTCTATGGCACCCCCAAACCCAAGCGTCCAGCGATCTTCACCTACCATGATGTAGGACTCAACT ATAAGACTTGCTTCAAGCCCCTGTTTGATTTCGGAGACATgcaggaaattatcaagaacttTGTTCGGGTTCACGTGGAGGCCCCTGGCATGGAGGAGGGGGCACCTGTGTTCCCTTTGGG GTACCAGTATCCATCTTTGGACCAGCTTGCAGACATGATCCCTACTATCCTGCAATATTTAAA CTTCTCTACCATAATTGGAGTTGGGGTCGGAGCTGGAGCCTATATCCTGTCTCGATTTGCT CTTTTAAACCCAGACGCAGTGGAAGGCCTTGTTCTCATCAACATTGATTGCAATGCTAAGGGCTGGATGGACTGGGCTGCCCACAAG CTGACTGGCCTCACCTCCTCAATCCCTGACATGATCCTTGGACACCTCTTCAGTCAG GAGGAGTTGTCTGGTCACTCAGAGCTGGTGCAACGGTATCGAGATATCATCATGCATGCTCCCAACGTAGAGAACATCGAGCTCTTCTGGAACAGCTACAACAA CCGCCGAGACCTGAACTTTGAGCGTAGGGGTGATGCAACTCTCAA GTGCCCTGTGATGCTTGTGGTGGGAGACCAGGCACCCTATGAAGATGCTGTG GTGGAATGTAATTCGAAGCTGGACCCAACCAAGACCTCTTTCCTCAAG ATGGCAGATTCTGGAGGTCAGCCCCAACTGACCCAG CCAGGCAAGCTGACGGAagccttcaaatattttattcaagGCATGGGCTACA TGGCATCTTCCTGTATGACCCGTTTATCCCGATCCCGAACTGCCTCCCTGACCAGTAGAGCTTCGATTGATAGCGGCCGTTCTCGAACCGCCTCTCAGAGCAGCGAGTCTGGGATTGTTCCTTCAGGGTCTCCAGGACATACTATGGAGGTCTCTTCTTga